A single genomic interval of Corallococcus macrosporus harbors:
- a CDS encoding oligopeptide/dipeptide ABC transporter ATP-binding protein, whose product MTGVAPSPLLDVRGLVTQLSLPRGTVRAVDGVSFTVPPGGTLGVVGESGCGKSLTALSVMRLVPQPPGRVVAGEVRFRGEDLLALPEKEMRRVRGRHVAMVFQEPMTSLNPVFTVGEQIGEGVRLHLGATRVQARERAVEMLRQVGIPAPGERVDAYPHQLSGGMRQRVMIAMALACDPALLIADEPTTALDVTIQAQILELLKHLQAERHMAVMLITHDLGVVAGSCDAVVVMYAGRIVEQAPVRELFARPAHPYTAGLLRSIPSLHDAGAAAEGGRQRLKAIPGMVPSLGALPSGCAFRDRCDRATELCARVTPVLEPKRGGQSAACHHPVPAP is encoded by the coding sequence GTGACCGGCGTCGCGCCGTCCCCGCTGCTGGACGTGCGGGGGCTCGTCACCCAGCTGTCGCTCCCGCGTGGCACGGTGCGCGCGGTGGACGGCGTGTCCTTCACCGTCCCTCCCGGCGGCACGCTGGGCGTGGTGGGGGAGAGTGGCTGCGGCAAGAGCCTCACGGCGCTGTCGGTGATGCGGCTCGTCCCCCAGCCACCTGGACGCGTGGTGGCCGGCGAGGTGCGCTTCCGGGGCGAGGACCTGCTGGCCCTGCCAGAGAAGGAGATGCGGCGCGTGCGCGGCCGGCACGTGGCCATGGTCTTCCAGGAGCCCATGACGTCGCTCAACCCGGTGTTCACCGTGGGCGAGCAGATTGGCGAAGGCGTCCGGCTGCACCTGGGCGCGACGCGGGTGCAGGCGCGCGAGCGCGCGGTGGAGATGCTCCGGCAGGTGGGCATCCCGGCGCCCGGCGAGCGCGTGGACGCGTACCCGCACCAGCTCTCCGGTGGGATGCGCCAGCGCGTGATGATCGCCATGGCGCTCGCGTGCGACCCGGCGCTGCTCATCGCGGACGAGCCCACCACCGCGCTGGACGTCACCATCCAGGCGCAAATCCTGGAGCTGCTCAAGCACCTCCAGGCCGAGCGCCACATGGCGGTGATGCTGATCACCCACGACCTGGGCGTGGTGGCCGGAAGCTGTGACGCGGTGGTGGTGATGTACGCGGGCCGCATCGTGGAGCAGGCCCCGGTGCGCGAGCTGTTCGCCCGGCCCGCGCACCCGTACACGGCGGGCCTGTTGCGCTCCATCCCGTCGCTGCACGACGCGGGCGCGGCGGCGGAGGGCGGGCGCCAGCGCCTCAAGGCCATCCCCGGCATGGTGCCGTCGCTGGGCGCGCTGCCGTCCGGGTGCGCGTTCCGCGACCGCTGCGACCGCGCCACCGAGCTGTGCGCCCGCGTGACGCCCGTGCTGGAGCCCAAGCGCGGAGGCCAGTCCGCCGCCTGTCACCACCCGGTGCCCGCGCCATGA
- a CDS encoding ABC transporter ATP-binding protein, translating to MSEPLVQVRDLKVHFPVRGGWLDRTRGTVRAVDGVSFDVARGETLGLVGESGCGKSTLGRAVLRLLDPTAGSIRVAGRELTGLSQRELRPLRRQMQLVFQDPYASLNPRMTVGDILAEPFAIHGLAKGRAREDEVLALLDAMGLPREARSRYPHEFSGGQRQRIGIARAIALRPELVVADEPISALDVSIQAQIVNLLVDLQRERGLTYLFIAHDLKIVEYVSTRVAVMYLGRIVEVAPSRALYAGPRHPYTQALLSAVPVPDPERPRARLLLPGEPPSPLSPPTGCAFHPRCPHAMDRCRRESPPLYPLGGGHAAACFLAEADSRNAQDGTAVSASAGGAGVLAQPSSPG from the coding sequence ATGAGCGAACCCCTGGTGCAGGTGCGCGACCTGAAGGTGCACTTCCCGGTGCGCGGCGGCTGGCTGGACCGGACGCGCGGCACGGTGCGCGCGGTGGACGGCGTGTCCTTCGACGTCGCCCGCGGCGAGACCCTGGGCCTGGTGGGGGAGAGCGGCTGCGGCAAGAGCACGCTGGGGCGCGCGGTGCTGCGCCTCCTCGACCCGACCGCTGGCTCCATCCGCGTGGCCGGGCGGGAGCTGACCGGCCTGTCGCAGCGCGAGCTGCGGCCGCTGCGCCGGCAGATGCAGCTCGTCTTCCAGGATCCGTACGCGTCGCTCAACCCGCGCATGACGGTGGGGGACATCCTCGCGGAGCCCTTCGCCATCCACGGCCTCGCGAAGGGCAGGGCGCGCGAGGACGAGGTGCTGGCGCTGCTCGACGCCATGGGACTGCCCCGCGAGGCGCGCAGCCGCTACCCGCACGAGTTCTCCGGCGGCCAGCGTCAACGCATCGGCATTGCACGTGCCATCGCGTTGCGTCCGGAGCTGGTGGTGGCGGACGAGCCCATCAGCGCACTGGACGTCTCCATCCAGGCGCAGATCGTCAACCTGCTGGTGGACCTGCAGCGCGAGCGCGGGCTCACGTACCTCTTCATCGCGCACGACCTGAAGATCGTGGAGTACGTGTCCACGCGCGTGGCGGTGATGTACCTGGGCCGCATCGTGGAGGTGGCGCCGTCGCGCGCGCTGTACGCCGGGCCTCGCCATCCCTACACGCAGGCCCTGCTGTCCGCGGTGCCGGTGCCGGACCCGGAGCGTCCCCGCGCGCGGCTCTTGCTGCCGGGTGAGCCGCCCTCGCCCCTGTCACCGCCGACCGGCTGCGCGTTCCACCCGCGCTGCCCCCATGCGATGGACCGCTGCCGGCGCGAGTCGCCGCCGCTGTATCCGCTGGGGGGAGGCCACGCCGCCGCGTGCTTCCTGGCCGAGGCGGATTCGCGGAACGCGCAGGACGGGACCGCTGTTTCCGCGTCCGCAGGAGGTGCCGGTGTTCTGGCTCAGCCATCATCACCCGGATGA
- a CDS encoding DUF2085 domain-containing protein has product MFWLSHHHPDEYNRTYVLAGVRVCARCLGTYPVLAAVFLGLFALKAPLQWAWDVPVVLALTLPALVDWAVGRFRPASGSNWLRTLTGVLLGVGLGRSLYVHVQRPLPAVLLAQALLVTGVAVPVILATYRRPRPE; this is encoded by the coding sequence GTGTTCTGGCTCAGCCATCATCACCCGGATGAGTACAACCGCACGTACGTGCTCGCGGGCGTGCGCGTGTGCGCGCGGTGCCTGGGCACGTACCCCGTGCTCGCCGCCGTGTTCCTGGGCCTGTTCGCGCTGAAGGCGCCGCTCCAGTGGGCGTGGGACGTGCCCGTCGTGCTGGCCCTCACGCTGCCCGCGCTGGTGGACTGGGCGGTGGGACGCTTCCGGCCCGCATCCGGTTCCAACTGGCTGCGCACGCTGACAGGCGTCCTCCTGGGGGTGGGGCTTGGCCGCTCGCTGTACGTGCACGTGCAGCGCCCGCTGCCGGCCGTATTGCTCGCGCAGGCACTTCTGGTGACAGGGGTGGCGGTCCCTGTCATTCTCGCCACTTACCGGCGGCCACGGCCGGAATAG